ATAGATATTGACCGAATCATCGTCTTGGGTCAGATTAGCCAACTGCTTCTTGAGTTCATATATGCGTGGTCCGTTTTGTGGTGAGAAGCGCTCTTCTAGTTCACTCCAAAGTTGGTGTGCATCGTCAACAAAAGCAACCGATGAACGTAAAGGGATGCTGATGGAGTTCTGTAACCAAGAGACAACCATATCGTTGCATCTTTGCCAGAGTTCAAAAAGGGGGTCATCGGGTTCGGATGGTTTGGTGAGGGTTCCATTTAGGAATCCAAGTTTATTTTTGGCTCGCAGTGCTCTTTGGATTGATCGAGACCAGGTGCAGAAGTTATCAGCATTGAGGAGTTTTGTGACAAGCACAGTGCCGGGGTTGTCTGAGGTTTCAAGTCTGTAAGGGTTGGTTGGGTCTGCAAGGTTAGTATATTTCTTGGTAGGAGGAGGATCGCTGGCGGCCATTGTTCacctctctgataccatgtcagagTCAGCGAAAATGGAGCTGAACCAAACGTGAGCTCAGCGTAAATGGAAGAAAACAGAGCAAAAGGCAGAGACGACGTGAGAGTAAATGTGGAAAATAATTCTGTTGTATTTCACGTGACTACTGTGCTGTACAGTAAAAGAATATATAGAAGGAAAAGCCTAGTGCTCTATAAGGTAAAAGACTAATCTATCCTAAAAAGCTGTACAAATTTCAATATACATGCCAGTGAGGTGGCAGAGAAATGTTATCCTGTAATATCAGCACCTTGTTTTATCGTATTGTATGTTATTTAATTAtgatttcttatttctttttacattcTGGTTTGGTTTCTGTAATGCAATCAAAATTCTATCTAATAGAAACTAAATTAGTCATACCAGGGTTTCGTTTCATGATTAAGGTATCTTTTGTATTTACAGGTTTTTGAATTACTACGTGAGCAGCTCTGGTACAGGCCCAACTCTGGAGTGTACATCAAGTTAATTGTGATGCTTGGAAAATGTAAGCAACCTGAAAAAGCTCATGAACTCTTTCAAGCAATGATTGATGAAGGCTGTAGTGCAAGCCGTGAATCCTATACTGCTCTGTTATCTGCATATAGTAGGAGTGGTCTCTTTGACAATGCATTTTCCCTCCTTGAGCATATGAAGAATACTCCTGATTGTCAGCCCGATGTGCAGACTTACTCAATCCTCATAAAGTCATGCCTACATGATTTTGCCTTCGACAAAGTGCAGGCCCTGCTTTCAGACATGGTGGCTCATGGAATCACACCAAACACGGTCACATATAATACTTTAATCGATGCCTATGGGAAGGCTAGAAAGTATCTTGCCAATCTCACCTCACATTTTTATGATTTGTTTGTGTCATCTGGTTGCCAATAAAATAAGGGAACATAATTACACCAATTTTAAGTGTACCGTGAAAATCAAGAAAGCGAGCACTAGGGGGGTGCACAGGAAATTTTACTAAAATCTTCTTTTTTCATTACTTGCCATTTCTTTATGGGGGGAGAAAAGGTGGACAGACAGCAACCATCACTTCCACTATTACTATAAACTGCTACTCCACTCAGACAACTGCTGTTGCCTTTATAACTGCTGCTTCCATCATTTTCACTTCCCATGGCATCACTCCCTCTTCTCCAATTGACCAAGTTTGAGAATTGTGTTGGCTTCATTtccttacattttatttttatattatatacttggCAACCAAATGAAGCATGATATTATACTTCAATCTCTGAGCAGTGACTAATTATCTCTATTTCTTAAAAGGTTTGCAGAGATGGAATCGATACTTGTTGAAATGCTCCAAGAACGGGGTTCCGAACCTGATGTTTGGACAATGAACTCCACACTCAGAGCCTTTGGCAGCAGTGGGCAGATTGAAACGATGGAGCAGTGTTATGAGAAATTTCAGAGTGCTGGGGTCCAACCAAACATTCCAACATTCAACATTCTCCTAGATTCCTATGGAAAAGCTGGAGATTATGGAAAAATGAGTTCTGTAATGGAATACATGCAGAAATACCATTACTCTTGGACGATTGTTACCTACAATGTGGTGATAGATGCATTTGGGaaggctggagatttgaaacaGATGGAGTATTTGTTTAGGCTAATGCGGTCAGAGAGGATCAAGCCAAGTTGTGTTACACTTTGCTCGCTTGTAAGGGCTTATGGGCAAGCTGGTAAACCTGAAAAGATTGGTGGTGTTTTGCGTTTTATAGAGAATTCGGATGTAGCATTGGATACCGTGTTTTTCAATTGTTTGGTGGATGCTTATGGGAGGATGGGATGTGTTGCAGAGATGAAGGAAGTTCTTGAAATGATGGAGCAGAAAGGATGTAAGCCCGATAAGATTACATATAGAACCATGATGAAAGCTTATTCTGTTAAAGGGATGACTACCCATGTGAAGGAGCTCCAAAATCTGATTGGATCTGCTGACAAGACTCCCCCAGAGATGGGGAAGCCCGACTTTcgatgaaaaaatttacaggTCATTCCTTCCTTATATGCACACCATTTTGTATACTAGTAACTCCTATTTATGAATACATGTGGATtaagattgaaaatttgaaacagATAAAAACAGCGTGTCACTAGCCTGTATTTCTTTTGGTTGGCCAAGTTGTCTTGTGACTGATATTGTGGCCTGCAAGGCATAACCTGACACCCACTTGCATTGTTTTTTGTAACTTGTAGAAATCTTATCCTCATTGATTCCGTGATGGATTTGATTTCCAATCAGCCAAAAAAAAGGTGCTAGTTACACAGCAATGCTGGAGAAGGTGTACCATATAAGTACAATAGCTAGAAGAGTATTCAATTTGACATATACAAGGTTTTAATTCCAAACTATTTCAAATGGTGTATACATGTTTATCATGGAGACACCTATTATCTGtctaaataaacaaagaaaagaagtaCATTGTTCAATGAGGGACTAAAAAATAGTGTGGTTTGGATAGATCTTAGATGGTAAAGGAACAGTGGGGTTTCAATATGTCTTAGATACAAATTAACTGAAACAGTATACCACTTAATTTGTTAACTGCAATAGAGTGAATGTAAAATGATGTGCAGAACTTTATGAATGAGGGATAGGAGAAATGTTGCAAGCTAGATTGTCAgaggattaaaaaattaaaggcaGAAATGTATTTTCAGGAGGATATGATATCTTGGAACAAGGAAGTGGTATTTAGACTTGTGTGATATTGTAGGTGACACGAGAAGGGGACAGAAAATTAGATCTTCATTATAGAAATTCCAAAACCAAACAAAGGGAAGTgttattgttgttattattgaGCAGTATTGTCATATCATCCATCAATTAGGGTTAACATGATGGAATCACAATTTCCCAAGCATATTAAATTTACAGCAGAACACAAATAGTGCAACTACTAATTAATGGAAGAATACTTTAGGAGAAGATGCCACCTGTAATTCATTACTTTAGTACTCATTACAAGTATTGATATGATTGCAACCACATCAGGTAGCACAAATCAAAGAATAATGATGTATAAATAATCATTACATGTAgttattcttttccttttagtttcaacACTTGCTCTATTTTTGCATGTTGAAATTGGATTGTCATCACTAGGTTCCACTcccacttctttttctttttctttttctct
The genomic region above belongs to Carya illinoinensis cultivar Pawnee chromosome 4, C.illinoinensisPawnee_v1, whole genome shotgun sequence and contains:
- the LOC122307279 gene encoding pentatricopeptide repeat-containing protein At5g48730, chloroplastic: MASFSNPTHPFPPSFNRGPTSKAVPALSQPIPGPKPTLSLPSSSSSSITSNTNPEEPNALTVTDRSEIRLRDIEKLKKREARERKEEVNRKIASKKAISVILRREATKALIEKKRGPTNSKRLLPRTVLEALHERITALRWESALKVFELLREQLWYRPNSGVYIKLIVMLGKCKQPEKAHELFQAMIDEGCSASRESYTALLSAYSRSGLFDNAFSLLEHMKNTPDCQPDVQTYSILIKSCLHDFAFDKVQALLSDMVAHGITPNTVTYNTLIDAYGKARKFAEMESILVEMLQERGSEPDVWTMNSTLRAFGSSGQIETMEQCYEKFQSAGVQPNIPTFNILLDSYGKAGDYGKMSSVMEYMQKYHYSWTIVTYNVVIDAFGKAGDLKQMEYLFRLMRSERIKPSCVTLCSLVRAYGQAGKPEKIGGVLRFIENSDVALDTVFFNCLVDAYGRMGCVAEMKEVLEMMEQKGCKPDKITYRTMMKAYSVKGMTTHVKELQNLIGSADKTPPEMGKPDFR